The following nucleotide sequence is from Longimicrobium sp..
GACGCGTGTGGATGCGCTCAAGCGGGCCATCGACGACCACATCAAGTATACCCTGGCCCGCGATCGCGGCTCGGCCACCGAGCGCGACGTGTACATGAGCGCCGCGTGGACGCTGCGCGACCGCATGGCGGGGCACTGGGCGGACACGCAGGCCCGCTACCACAGCGAGAACGCCAAGCGCGTCTATTACCTGTCGCTCGAGTTCCTGATGGGGCGCACCTTTGGCAACGCCCTGCTGAACCTGGGGATGGAGGACGCCGCCGCCGAGGCGCTGGAGGAGGTGGGCTACCGCGTGGAGGAGCTCGAGGATGTGGAGCCCGACGCCGGCCTGGGGAACGGCGGCCTGGGGCGCCTCGCCGCCTGCTACCTGGACTCCATGGCCACGCTGGAGCTTCCCGGCTACGGCTACGGGATCCGCTACCAGCACGGCATCTTCAAGCAGGCGATCGTGGGCGGGCGGCAGGTGGAGAAGGCGGACAACTGGCTGCGCGACGACAATCCCTGGGAGATCGCCCGCCCCGACCGCACCTACCCGGTGAAGTTCTACGGTCGCGTGCTGGGTGAAAAGGATGCCGAGGGCCGCGTCCACTTCCGCTGGGTGGAGACGCAGGACGTGCTGGCGATGGCGTACGACACCCCCATCCCCGGCTATCGCAACGGCACGGTGAACACGCTGCGCCTCTGGTCCGCCAAGGCGACCGAGGAGTTCGACCTGGAGGACTTCATCCGCGGCAACTACATCGCGGCGGTGGAGGCCAAGACGCAGACGGAGACGATCTCCAAGGTCCTCTACCCGCCCGACGACACGGGGCAGGGGAAGGAGCTGCGGCTGAAGCAGCAGTACTTCTTCGTCTCCGCCACGCTCCAGGACATCCTGGCGCGCTACCTCACCGAGCGCCGCACCTTCACGGACTTCGTGGACAAGGTGCAGGTTCAGCTCAACGACACCCACCCCGCCGTCGCCATCCCCGAGCTGATGCGGCTCCTGATGGACGAGCACGGGATGGAGTGGGACAGGTCGTTCGACATCGCGCGCCAGACGTTCGCGTACACCAACCACACGGTGCTCCCCGAGGCGCTGGAGACGTGGAGCGAGGATCTCTTCGGCCGGCTCCTTCCGCGCCACCTGGAGATCGTGCGCGAGATCGACCGCCGCTTCCGCAACCGCGTGCGCGAAACGTTCTCGGCGGACCCGGGCCGGGAGGAGCGCATGGCGATCCTTTCCGGCGGGCTGGTGAAGATGGCGCACCTGGCCATCGTGGGGAGCCACACGGTGAACGGCGTGGCCGAGCTGCACACGCAGATCCTGCAGGAGCGCATCTTCCGCGACTTCGCCGAGCTGTGGCCCGACCGCTTCACCTCGGTGACCAACGGCGTCACGCAGCGGCGCTGGCTGCTGAAGGCCAACCCCGGCGAGTCGCGGCTGATCTCGGGCGCCATCGGCGACGGATGGGTCACCGACCTGCCTCAGCTCTCCGCGCTGGAGCCGTTCGCCGACGACGCGGAGTTCCGCGCGCAGTGGCGCACGGCCAAGGCGCGCAACCGGGTGCGGCTGGCCGAGCTGGTGATGAAGGAGGCGGGGGTGCGGATCGACCCGCTCGCGCTGATGGACGTGCACGTCAAACGCATGCACGAGTACAAGCGCCAGCTTCTGAACGCCCTGCGCGTGGCCGACGAGTACCTTCAGCTTCGCGACGCGGACCGGCCCGACGCGGTGCCGCGCGCGGTGCTCTTTGGCGGCAAGGCGGCGCCCACCTACTGGACGGCGAAGCTGATCATCCAGCTCATCAGCGCGCTCGCCGGCCGCGTGAATGCCGACGCGCGGGTGAGCAAGGTGCTGCAGGTGGCGTTCATCCCCGATTACCGCGTGTCGCTGGCGGAGTGCATCTTCCCGGGGAGCGACCTCTCGGAGCAGATCTCCACCGCCGGCTTCGAGGCGTCGGGGACGGGGAACATGAAGTTCGCGCTGAACGGCGCCCTCACCATCGGCACGCTGGACGGCGCCGTGGTGGAGATCGCGGAGGCGGTGGGGCGCGACAACATCTTCATCTTCGGCCTGACCGCCGAGGAGGTGGGGCGGCGCAAGGCGGAGGGCTACAACCCGCGCGCCGAGGTGGAGAAGAGCCCCCGGCTGCGGCGCGTACTGGAGTTCATCGCCAGCGGCGAGCTCTCGCCCGACGAGCCGGGCCGCTTCCGCCCGCTGGTGGACAGCCTCCTGAACCACGACGAGTACATGCTGCTCGCCGACTTCGACTCCTACCTGGCCGCGCAGGTCGAGGTCGACACCGCTTTCCGCGATCCCGAGCGCTGGACGCGCATGGCGATCCTGAACGTGGCCCGCTGCGGCTTCTTCAGCAGCGACCGCTCGGTGCGCGAGTACGCCAAGCGCATCTGGAAGCTCTAGACAACAGCAATCTCACGCGGAGACGCGGAGACGCAGAGAAAGAACAATCTCACACAGAGACACAGAGACACAGAGAGAACTTCCATTGTCTTCCTCTGTGTTTCTGTGTCTCTGTGTGAGCCATTCAGTCGTTGTTCTCCCCGCGTCTCCGCGTCTCCGCGTCTCCGCGTGAGACCCGTTTTCAGCCTTTACGATTCCGATGAAATCGCTCTTTCCCGCTTTCCTCTCGCTCGCCCTTTTCGCTCCCGCCGCGCAGGGCCAGACCGACAGCATGACGGCGCGCCGCGACACGGTGGTGCCCGGCGCCGCGCGGCTGGCCGCGGCGAAGACGATTCCCGAGCTGCTGGCGGCACAGGTGCCGGGGCTGCAGGTGCGCCCCGGAAGCGGCGCCGTGGCCTCCGGGTCGCGGCTGCGGCTGCGCGGCGCCTCCGGCATCCTCGTCCCCGGCGAGCCGCTGGTGGTGGTGGACGGGGTGCGCGCGGTGAGCGAGCCCAACGACCTCCTCGCCGGGGTCGATCAGGCACCCTCGCGGGTCGACGACTTCATCCCCGACGACGTGGAGCGGGTGGAGGTGCTCTCCGGGCCCATCGCCGTTGCGCGCTACGGGCCCGAGGGGGTGAACGGGGTGGTGGAGGTGTTCACGCGGCGCGGCATGACGGGGCGCCCGCGCTTCCGCGGCTTCGCCGAGGCCGGGACGAGGAGCGACGTGACGTCCTACCCCGCCAACTTCGGGCGCGTGGGACTCGGCAGCGACGGCACGCGCACCACGGCCTGCTCGCTGAACATGCAGGCTTTCGGCCGGTGCACCCCCCGCGGCGACTCGCTCCTCTCGTTCAACCCGCTGGAGGAGGCGAGCCCCTTTCGCACGGGCGGCACGCGGCGCGTGGGCGGCTCCGTGGCAGGCAGTGTGGGCCCGCTGGAGTACTCGGCCGGGGGCAGCGCCGAGCGCGACCTGGGCGTGCTGCGCCGCGACTCGCGCGAGCGGACGGGGGCGCGCGGCTCGTTCACGCTATGGCCCGTCAACGGGGTGGAGATGACCGGCTCCGCTATGCACCTGCGCAACACGCTGGAGCTGCCGGAAGAGGGCGCCACGCTGTACGGCAACCTCTTCAACGGGCTTGGCGGCAACCCCTTCGACGACCCGGTGCGGCGTGGCTACGCCGATTTCACCCAGGCGGAGCGCGACACCCTGGGTGTAACGCAGCACGCGCGGCGCACCCTCGCCGTGGCCTCCGTCCGCTGGGACGCGCTTTCGTGGCTCAGGGTCGGCGGGCGGTACGGGATCGACGACGTGGCGGCGGAGGAGGTGCCCCACGCACACTACGAGGATCCACGGTTCAGGCTCGAGTCGCAGACGCTGGAGACCGAGCGTACCCGGCGCAACGCGGACGTCTTCGCCCGGGCCGAGTACACGCTGGCCGACGAGCTCCAGCTCTCCACCACTCTCGGCGCGGAGCGGTGGTCGAAGCGGATGCATACGCTGGAGGAGGCCCGGTCCAGCGGCGGCGCGTTCTCGGCCGAGGAGACGTCGAGGCGCAGCCGCTCGACCGCGTTCTTCGCGCGGCAGGAGCTGAGCTGGAACCGCGTCGTCGCGTCGCTCTCGGTGCGCCGCGACGAGCCGCTGACGCTGTCGGAGCCGGTCTTCTCGGAGGCCGCGAGCGCCGCCTGGGAGGTGCCCGTCGAGCGCTTCGGGTGGCTGGACAGGCTGCGGCTTCGCGCCGCGTACGGCCGCACCGAGCAGGACCCGGAAAACGCGTTCGCCGCCGCGGGGGTCATCCCGCTCTGCCCCCCGGGAGGGTGCAGCGACGAGGACCGCATCGGTCCGCAGCGCCACACGGAGCTGGAGGGCGGGGCCGACGCGGATCTCCTGGGCGGGCGGGTGGCCCTGTCGCTCACAGGCTACGGCCGGCGGGCGGAGGACGTGCTCGCGGTCACGACCGTGGCGTTCGGCCCCCGCATCTTCAACTCGGGGCGCGTGGTGAACCGTGGAGTCGAGGCGCAGTTGAGGGTTCATTCGCCGGCTCATGCGCCGTTCTTCTGGGAGCTGGTGGCGACGGGGGCGCTGAACCGCAACCGCCTGGAGGACTACGATGGCCCCCGCATCCTGCACGGAGCCGGACAGGTGAGCACGGACGGCAACCCGGTGGGCTCCTTCTTCGGACCGCGGATCACCTCCTTCCAGGACCGCAACAACGACGGGATCATCAGCAGGGTGGGATGCGCCAACACCGGCAACCAGCCGGCGTGCGAGATACAGTACGGCGAGGCGGAGTACCTGGGACCGGTGGACCCCACGCGGATGCTGGGAGTGCAGGGGCGGATCGAGTGGCGCGCGGTGGAGTTCTCCGCGCTGCTGGACCACCAGGGCGGGATGCGCCGCGCCAACCAGC
It contains:
- a CDS encoding glycogen/starch/alpha-glucan phosphorylase — translated: MSESTVLDAGRRTTRVDALKRAIDDHIKYTLARDRGSATERDVYMSAAWTLRDRMAGHWADTQARYHSENAKRVYYLSLEFLMGRTFGNALLNLGMEDAAAEALEEVGYRVEELEDVEPDAGLGNGGLGRLAACYLDSMATLELPGYGYGIRYQHGIFKQAIVGGRQVEKADNWLRDDNPWEIARPDRTYPVKFYGRVLGEKDAEGRVHFRWVETQDVLAMAYDTPIPGYRNGTVNTLRLWSAKATEEFDLEDFIRGNYIAAVEAKTQTETISKVLYPPDDTGQGKELRLKQQYFFVSATLQDILARYLTERRTFTDFVDKVQVQLNDTHPAVAIPELMRLLMDEHGMEWDRSFDIARQTFAYTNHTVLPEALETWSEDLFGRLLPRHLEIVREIDRRFRNRVRETFSADPGREERMAILSGGLVKMAHLAIVGSHTVNGVAELHTQILQERIFRDFAELWPDRFTSVTNGVTQRRWLLKANPGESRLISGAIGDGWVTDLPQLSALEPFADDAEFRAQWRTAKARNRVRLAELVMKEAGVRIDPLALMDVHVKRMHEYKRQLLNALRVADEYLQLRDADRPDAVPRAVLFGGKAAPTYWTAKLIIQLISALAGRVNADARVSKVLQVAFIPDYRVSLAECIFPGSDLSEQISTAGFEASGTGNMKFALNGALTIGTLDGAVVEIAEAVGRDNIFIFGLTAEEVGRRKAEGYNPRAEVEKSPRLRRVLEFIASGELSPDEPGRFRPLVDSLLNHDEYMLLADFDSYLAAQVEVDTAFRDPERWTRMAILNVARCGFFSSDRSVREYAKRIWKL
- a CDS encoding TonB-dependent receptor — translated: MKSLFPAFLSLALFAPAAQGQTDSMTARRDTVVPGAARLAAAKTIPELLAAQVPGLQVRPGSGAVASGSRLRLRGASGILVPGEPLVVVDGVRAVSEPNDLLAGVDQAPSRVDDFIPDDVERVEVLSGPIAVARYGPEGVNGVVEVFTRRGMTGRPRFRGFAEAGTRSDVTSYPANFGRVGLGSDGTRTTACSLNMQAFGRCTPRGDSLLSFNPLEEASPFRTGGTRRVGGSVAGSVGPLEYSAGGSAERDLGVLRRDSRERTGARGSFTLWPVNGVEMTGSAMHLRNTLELPEEGATLYGNLFNGLGGNPFDDPVRRGYADFTQAERDTLGVTQHARRTLAVASVRWDALSWLRVGGRYGIDDVAAEEVPHAHYEDPRFRLESQTLETERTRRNADVFARAEYTLADELQLSTTLGAERWSKRMHTLEEARSSGGAFSAEETSRRSRSTAFFARQELSWNRVVASLSVRRDEPLTLSEPVFSEAASAAWEVPVERFGWLDRLRLRAAYGRTEQDPENAFAAAGVIPLCPPGGCSDEDRIGPQRHTELEGGADADLLGGRVALSLTGYGRRAEDVLAVTTVAFGPRIFNSGRVVNRGVEAQLRVHSPAHAPFFWELVATGALNRNRLEDYDGPRILHGAGQVSTDGNPVGSFFGPRITSFQDRNNDGIISRVGCANTGNQPACEIQYGEAEYLGPVDPTRMLGVQGRIEWRAVEFSALLDHQGGMRRANQLDRQRCSGFLLTCQAAFDPSTPLADQARVVAYGLVPGYTYVEDASFTRLREAAVTLSIPERWARRFGGREAEITLAGRNLATWTSYSGLDPETNASAQHPILFAESFTQPLPRTLTTRLDVRF